A region from the uncultured Macellibacteroides sp. genome encodes:
- a CDS encoding proline/glycine betaine ABC transporter permease: MIHVGKYIEIAISWLTDNFAPFFDAINAGIGGGIEAFDQALMWIPFYLLIVALAVLAWFKAGKGTALLTLVGLFFIYGMGFWEATMQTLALVLSSTFIALLLGVPLGIWTAKKPKVSKTLRPVLDLMQTMPAFVYLIPAVLFFGLGPVPGAFATIIFAMPPVVRLTDLGVRQVPKDIVEAARSYGASPSQMLLKVQLPLALPTIMTGVNQTIMMSLSMVVIAAMISAGGLGEIVLKGITQMKIGLGFEGGIAVVILAIILDRITQGFGKNKK; encoded by the coding sequence ATGATACATGTTGGAAAATATATAGAAATAGCCATTTCATGGCTTACAGATAATTTTGCCCCATTTTTTGATGCAATAAATGCTGGTATAGGAGGTGGAATTGAGGCTTTTGATCAGGCTTTGATGTGGATTCCTTTTTACTTGCTGATTGTGGCTCTTGCTGTACTGGCTTGGTTCAAGGCGGGGAAGGGTACAGCTCTTTTAACTCTGGTTGGCCTTTTCTTTATTTATGGAATGGGTTTCTGGGAAGCCACCATGCAGACTTTGGCTCTTGTGCTTTCGTCAACTTTTATTGCTTTGCTTTTGGGTGTTCCGTTGGGAATATGGACTGCTAAGAAGCCTAAAGTATCCAAGACTTTACGACCGGTTCTTGATTTGATGCAAACAATGCCGGCATTTGTTTATCTTATTCCTGCGGTATTGTTTTTTGGCCTTGGCCCGGTTCCCGGAGCTTTTGCTACAATCATTTTTGCAATGCCTCCGGTGGTTCGTTTAACAGATTTGGGAGTCCGTCAGGTTCCGAAGGATATTGTTGAAGCAGCCCGTTCTTATGGCGCTTCACCTAGCCAGATGTTATTAAAGGTGCAGCTTCCGCTGGCCTTGCCCACAATTATGACAGGAGTAAATCAGACTATAATGATGTCTCTTTCCATGGTTGTAATTGCAGCTATGATTTCGGCAGGAGGGCTTGGCGAAATTGTTCTAAAGGGTATTACCCAAATGAAAATAGGATTGGGTTTTGAAGGAGGTATAGCGGTTGTTATTTTGGCAATTATATTGGACAGAATAACACAGGGATTTGGGAAAAATAAGAAATAA
- a CDS encoding glycine betaine ABC transporter substrate-binding protein, with the protein MKRFCIVVSLSLLLGLLLLITGCSGSAKKDSKEISIAYANWADGIAMTNLAKVALEEKGYIVSLKNADIAPIFASLSTGKADVFMDAWMPVTHADYMKQYGDKLEVLGESFNNAKIGLVVPSYVTINSIDELKANKDKFSGNVVGIDAGAGIMTSTDKAIEAYKLDMKLQSSSGPAMTALLKKSIDSKEWIVVTGWTPHWMFSRYDLKFLEDPKGIYGGAEIIKIVATKGFSEKDSVAAGFFANFKLTNEQIGSLMNYMADDSMSETQAAKRWKDENKELVEGWFK; encoded by the coding sequence ATGAAACGTTTTTGTATTGTAGTAAGTTTATCATTGTTATTGGGACTCCTTTTATTAATTACCGGATGTTCCGGTTCAGCAAAAAAAGACTCAAAGGAAATATCTATTGCTTACGCTAATTGGGCTGATGGTATTGCAATGACTAATCTGGCCAAAGTTGCGCTGGAAGAAAAAGGATATATTGTTTCGTTGAAGAATGCGGATATTGCTCCCATTTTTGCATCGCTTTCCACTGGAAAAGCAGATGTGTTTATGGATGCATGGATGCCGGTTACTCATGCGGATTACATGAAACAATACGGCGACAAGTTAGAGGTATTGGGTGAATCATTTAATAATGCGAAAATTGGTTTGGTTGTTCCTTCTTATGTTACAATTAATTCTATAGATGAACTTAAGGCGAATAAGGATAAGTTTTCCGGGAATGTTGTGGGTATAGATGCAGGCGCAGGAATTATGACTTCCACTGATAAAGCCATTGAGGCCTATAAGCTTGATATGAAGTTGCAGTCGTCTAGTGGTCCCGCTATGACAGCTCTTTTGAAGAAATCGATCGACAGTAAAGAGTGGATTGTGGTTACAGGCTGGACACCTCATTGGATGTTTTCACGTTACGACTTGAAGTTTCTTGAAGATCCCAAAGGAATTTATGGTGGTGCCGAGATTATCAAAATTGTTGCTACCAAAGGTTTTTCTGAAAAGGATAGTGTGGCTGCCGGATTCTTTGCCAATTTTAAGTTAACAAACGAGCAAATTGGTAGTCTTATGAATTATATGGCAGATGATTCAATGTCTGAAACCCAGGCGGCAAAACGTTGGAAAGATGAGAATAAAGAGCTTGTTGAAGGATGGTTTAAATAA